One Corvus cornix cornix isolate S_Up_H32 chromosome 10, ASM73873v5, whole genome shotgun sequence genomic region harbors:
- the HAPLN3 gene encoding hyaluronan and proteoglycan link protein 3, protein MLLLPLLLKATLLRLASGSYRPFYNGFYYNHIMNDNDNGQDKVDYFNGAKLVVETSKDPVYSYNGANVTLPCHYRYEPDMGPKRKIRIKWSKLRDDYTKEQDVMVAIGKTYVAFGDFKGRAHIRQASQHEASLVISDVRLKDDGKYRCEVIDGLEDESDVVDLRLQGIVFPYQPPRGQYRLNFHEAEQVCRDQGAILANFNQLFQAWSEGLDWCNAGWLADGTVQYPIRLPRKPCGGVHLAPGIRSYGPRHRHLHRFDAFCFSSALKGEVFYLDRLAGMEEAKQSCQDAGAEIARVGQLYSAWKFLGLDRCSAGWLADGSVRYPIVTPRANCGPAEPGVRSFGFPSKGRFGVFCYKER, encoded by the exons atgctgctgctcccactcctCCTGAAGGCCACCCTGCTGCGCCTGGCCAGTGGCTCCTACCGCCCCTTCTACAACGGCTTCTACTACAACCACATCATGAATGACAATGACAACGGGCAGGACAAAG TGGATTACTTCAATGGAGCCAAACTGGTGGTGGAAACCTCCAAAGACCCTGTCTACAGCTACAATGGTGCCAATGtcaccctgccctgccactATCGCTATGAGCCCGACATGGGACCTAAGCGCAAAATCCGCATCAAGTGGTCCAAGCTGCGGGACGACTACACCAAAGAGCAGGATGTGATGGTGGCCATAGGCAAGACCTACGTGGCCTTCGGGGACTTCAAGGGCCGTGCTCACATCCGTCAGGCCAGCCAGCACGAGGCCTCGCTGGTCATCAGCGATGTGCGCTTGAAGGATGACGGCAAATACCGCTGTGAGGTCATCGACGGGCTGGAGGATGAGAGCGATGTCGTGGACCTCCGGCTGCAAG GCATCGTGTTCCCCTACCAGCCTCCCCGCGGGCAGTACAGGCTCAACTTCCACGAAGCCGAGCAAGTGTGCCGGGACCAGGGTGCCATCCTCGCCAATTTTAACCAGCTCTTCCAGGCGTGGAGCGAGGGGCTGGACTGGTGCAACGCGGGCTGGCTGGCCGATGGCACGGTGCAGTACCCCATCCGCCTGCCCCGCAAGCCCTGCGGGGGTGTGCACCTCGCCCCGGGCATCCGCAGCTACGGCCCGCGCCACCGGCACCTGCACCGCTTTGATgccttctgcttctcctccGCCCTCAAAG GAGAGGTTTTCTACCTGGACCgcctggctgggatggaggaggccaagcagagctgccaggatgCAGGGGCCGAGATCGCCCGGGTGGGGCAGCTCTACTCCGCCTGGAAGTTCCTGGGGCTGGACCGCTGCAGTGCCGGCTGGCTGGCAGATGGCAGTGTCCGCTACCCCATCGTCACGCCCCGGGCCAACTGTGGCCCCGCGGAGCCCGGCGTCCGCAGCTTCGGCTTCCCCAGCAAGGGCAGGTTCGGGGTCTTCTGCTACAAGGAGAGATAA